A segment of the Babylonia areolata isolate BAREFJ2019XMU chromosome 7, ASM4173473v1, whole genome shotgun sequence genome:
tactactactactactactactactactactactactaccttttttttttaacattatagttattatttattaattaattaatttgtgtaagcttatctatcatttattcacctttttttttcccctcaaggcctgactaagcgcgttgggttacgctgctggtcaggcatctgctcggtagatgtggtgtagcgtatatggatttgtccgaacgcagtgacgcctccttgagctactgaaactgaaactgaaacctgccgGGAGTGTCCGTTGTGCCTCAGGCCCGCTATGCTACGTGCTCGGTAGACTGCAGGCCCGCTATGCCACAGGTCCATTATGTCACAAGTCCGTTTAAAACATAGGCGCTCTGGCGGGCACAGTGTAGCCTGGGGCGTCGCATTCTCATTAACTGGCGGTGTTCGTTCAGATCAAAATGCTTGAGGTGGTTGCACGAGAGGTGTCTGTTATGCCATGGGTCCCCTAAGCCCAAGGTTCGTTATGCCATCGGTCCATTACTGACTGCTAAGGACTCGCGTGGCACATTGCCAGTCGCACAGCGGACCTGTGAATTAACGGAGCTATGGTACATGTACAACGCCATGGACTTTGTCCAGCCACCTTCTGAACACCTCAACGAAACACTGTGATAAAGCTTGCTGTCTATGCTGGGGCCAGAATGACTATGGAATTGTgacctggagagagagggagagagagaaagagagagagagggagagggtgggagtgagagagacagacatataaagagagacagagacacagagaaacatacacagagagagacagacagagatacagagtgaaagagacagacacaatcaagagacagacagatcaatgtGCCAGAGATACTTTTTGACAGGTCAGGCAGGAATCAGGATTAGCCTTGATCAAGGTGGTGAGATGTGTTGGGTGCTGATAATCATCCCCAGCGCAGCACGATATCCCATGGCATCACGTTACGTTCCTCCCCTGTCCATCAGAGAGGCAGCCAGGCGGCCCCAGCTCTCAGCTTTGTCAGTGGCTTAATGCTCATGAGGAAGTGCAGTGGTGGCCCAGTAAGTGAGTTTCCTCTTAGGAAGCGAGGGAATTTGAGTgtgcgggatcgaatcccacactcgccaaatATTGTTCCCCACTCCACGTGAGTGGTGGTCCAGTCGCTTTTCATTCGTGAGACAATGAGCAGAGATCCCATGTGTAGCATACCCTTAGTGTAGcgcatggaaaagaacccacgacaacaaaatgcCATTGGTAGAGTTTTGTAGGAAAAGCCACTTTGATAACATATTTGCAAACAGGTAAAAACaataatagaaaaaagaaaaagttggcgctgcactgtggcgacgaaCTTTTACCGGAGAGAACAGCTTGAATAATTTGACACAGAGACATgtggtgtgacaaaaaaaaaaaaaaaaaaaaagcaatacaatacgatacaatgcatacAATACCGTTAATGACTTTGACTGTTATTTGCTTCCATACCCCTGTTTGACAGCATCAAACACAAACTGTTTACCTGGATACTATATAACCCATCCAAACTCCGTTAAATTCTACTAACGGTTCGtgaagaaattcagaaaaaagGATATTATTTACACTTTAATCATATGTCACTTCTATACGCATTtcttttctatataattttgtcTTTTGAAAAGCGAATTATTTTTTGTCTATTGCAAAGGGACAACATGGCCAGTTTGCTTGTGTGCTTGAGTAGGCTTTTTGACGTGTAAAAGATACGTGTGTGGATTGTTTCCATTCCCCTAGTGGGGCTAGTGCACTAACTTCTGTTCCTGGCCTGACCTTGAACATTGACGGCAAAGCAGAGCTGCCACCTCATCTGCTGGCAACCTTTCCTGTACTGATGCGGACACATCCCGCCCTTAGCTACCACTGACAGGGGATTCATCACACACAGGAGCAGATCACACGGCTGTCCGACTGGGCAAGGGGATTTGTTCTCATCATGGTGGTGcatggtgcttgtgtgtgtgtgtgtgtgtgtgtgtgtgtgtgtgtgtgtttgtgtgcgcgcgcgcgcatgtctgtgtgtgtgcgtgtgtgtgtgtttacgtgtgtgtgtgtgtgtgtgtgtgtgtgtgtgtgtgtgtgtgtgtgcgcacatgcacacacatgcatccacgcgtgcacacacacacacacacacacacacacacacacacacacacacacacacatttgctttgCTCTATTTTCGATTCTATACAATGTGCGCATTGCATACAGTGCACACTCATTTGTGCTCGTTTGGATGCAACGCGCAACTCTTCCTGCACGTTATACGCACTGAGCAATACAATTACGCATTACAGAGAATGAGCAAGACCACAACGTTGCTTGTTGTAGTCAATGGGAACGGAGTTAGCGAGGCTAGAGGTGCTCACTAGgactcacaccaccatcaccattctaTACTACGTGTGTCATGGCATACAGTGATCGTTTACTTCGTCAATAAGGTTTGTACTTCTTTcgcactaccaccatcactaacaccgCAAAAAGCGAGTACAGTCGCAATATAaaatgacaatattttttttatcagcatcatcatcattaatttcattattttattatcattattatcagcagcagcagcagtactagcataattatcatcattattataaaccATGTATGCCACATCACAAACTGGAAGCCTACATTATTCCGTCGACATAAGCAAAATATTTCTTGGCGCCAATATAAACGACGTGTGTCATACCGAAAAGCTTACCTTATCCAGTGTTTACTGGCACTATCttcactgacagtttcagtttcagtttcagtagctcaaggaggcgtcactgcgttcggacaaattcatatacgctacaccacatctgccaagcagaggcctgaccagcagcgtaacccaacgcgcttagtcaggccttgagaaaaaaaatatagatagatagataagcttacataaataaataaataataattatgatataaaaaggtagtattaatgaaaataataattaaaaaaaaaaagacaacaatgatgataaataagcaaataaatgtaaaacatgaagacacacattcacacatacacccacacatgcataacagatatgcaccaaacacgcagtttcacagatatgaaagcacagtcaaatacatataaacgtacgatgagctccaacacacacacacacacacacacacacactgacaccattaTAAACTAAGCGTGTCACAGCACACAACGTACCTCGTCCAGGAGGTTGTCCTTCTTGAGGATCTGCCGGCCCACCTCCATCAGCTTGTTCTTGGCCTCGGGGTACTCGGTCAGCGCCTCCCACAGGGCGTCCTTGGACAGGCAGAACAGGTCGCTGTAGCCGATGGACCGCACGTTGGCCGTTCGCCGGTTACCGGTCTTGTTGCCGGCGATGTTGAGGATGCTGACCTCGCCGAACACGGAGCCGTCGCTCAGCGTGGCGAACACCGTGTGGCCGTCGTCCCCCACCACGCTCAGCTTGCCCCGCTTGACGATGTACATCTCCCGCCCGATGTCCCCCTTCCGGCAGATGTAGTCCCCGGGGGAGAAGATCTGCAGGCGGAGTTTGAGAACCAGCTCCACAAGGAGTCCCGGCTCACAGTCCTGGAAGATCTTGACTCTCTTCAGCGTGTCCAAGTGCACCTGGATGGCCATCTCCGCCTTCAGCTTGTCCGGCAGGGCGGAGAGCACCTCCTCCTCGTTCAGCGACTGCTTGTTGGTCCACAGGTAGTCGAACCACTTGATGACGCGCTCCTCGAGCTCCTTGGACACTTTGCGGAACTCCATGTACTGCTTCACGCCGTCCATCTTCTGCTGGAACTCGGCGCGCGCCGCGTTCATGTTGGTGATCATGCTGCCCACGTTACCCACGATGGTGGCGAAGATAAGCACGCCGATGAGGAAGTCAACGACAACGAAGAGGTACTCCACGTCCGTTTCAGGCTGCGGGGTTTCCCCGATAGTGGTCAGCGTCAGAGTGGACCAGTAGAAGCTGTAGATGTATTTCCGGGTGAGGGGCCGGTACTTGGGCAGGGTGATGTTGGGGTATACCCACTTGTCCTCCCCGAACCCGATGGCGCCGCTGATGGCGTAGTAGATGCAGGCGTTCcagtggatgatgatgaggatgtagAGGATCAGGGTCATGATCCGCCACAGCCCCGTGAAGCTGGTGCGGGTCTCCGTCCTGTTGAAGAACTCAAACAGACGCCGGATGCGCAGCAGTCTGTTGAAACGGACGTAGGGTTTGTGCACGCTCAGCACCAGGTAAAGCAGGTCGGTGGGCAGCACGCTCGCCACGTCGAAATAGAAGACGCGTGACTTCATGTAGTTCCGGCGCAGCTTGGTGGGCTCCACCACCAGCATGCCTTGCTCCAGGAAGGCTGcaacacacaccgccaccccccgtcttcatcattatcatcatcatcatcgtcatcaccatcatcatcaccatcatcatcaccgtcattccttgcgtcaccgtcatcatcaccgtaatccctccgtcatcgtcattgtcatcatccccaaatcatcgtcatcacattCACCCTtccgtcattatcatgatcatcatcttttcgtcatcattatcactatcatcattctatcaccatcaccattcctctgtcatcgtcatcatcaccattcctccatcatcgtcatcatcatcatcatcatcatcatcatcttccctcCATCACCGTCACAATTATCATCgtctttccatcatcatcatcaccctaacatcactgtcatcacaatCGTCTTCCATCAGTCCAAACAagatccaagcacacacacaaaaaaaacatgacctTAAAGGTACAAACCAATATGCTGTTGAATTCAGCAATTGTCGTATCAGAACGATATGAGCTTAAAGTTACAAACCAGAACGTCGTTAAATTCAACATGTCACGTcagtccttccctccatccttccaccatccttctcttcctctgttcctctctccagTCATTCTGTGTCCATGAATTTATCCTGATCTGTCGCCACACGCAGACGGTTTTCACCAACACAGAGAAGCTGACAGCTGGGTGAGCTCTACACAGCGGTATCAAACTGAATCTACACGCCGTGCACGTTGTTCAAAATGtgtagatgggcgcaatagccgagtggttaaagcgttggactgtcaatctgagggtcccgggttcgaatcacggtgacggcgcctggtgggtaaagggtggagatttttacgatctcccaggtcaacatatgtgcagacctgctagtgcctgaaccccattcgtgtgtatatatgcaagaagaagatcaaatacgcacgtttaaagatactgtaatccatgtcagcgttcggtgggttatagaaacaagaacatacccagcatgcacacccccgaaaacggagtatggctgcctacatggcggggtaaagaacggtcatacacgtaaaagcccactcgtgtgcatacgagtgaacgcagaagaagaagttcaaaatgtgtagaaaaaaaaaaaaaaaattaccacgaACTTCAAGCCCCGCCAACAACCAGCCATCCAATACTCAGCCAACCAGCAAAcaatcaatcatcattatcagtcaaACAAGCAACCAGCCTAGATGctgactgacaccaccacatCGATAACAAGATACGCTGGACAGAGAAATGTCAATTTT
Coding sequences within it:
- the LOC143283862 gene encoding cyclic nucleotide-gated channel alpha-3-like, which encodes MAASSQSQDKLTACGPHSTEEELEVVENGGLSPQPSVRTDEDACSEIVRIEQQDAQEEKYRNTTLGRIVRSLQLIKQWASGGRTRPVRRPDSFLERFAMGGKDIPHHSGSRRERKISDIRYWRHFYVDPAENFHYRWLFVVSMAVLYNVVFIIVRAVFTELQTTYFILWLVLDYLCDLVYVIDMGIQFRTAFLEQGMLVVEPTKLRRNYMKSRVFYFDVASVLPTDLLYLVLSVHKPYVRFNRLLRIRRLFEFFNRTETRTSFTGLWRIMTLILYILIIIHWNACIYYAISGAIGFGEDKWVYPNITLPKYRPLTRKYIYSFYWSTLTLTTIGETPQPETDVEYLFVVVDFLIGVLIFATIVGNVGSMITNMNAARAEFQQKMDGVKQYMEFRKVSKELEERVIKWFDYLWTNKQSLNEEEVLSALPDKLKAEMAIQVHLDTLKRVKIFQDCEPGLLVELVLKLRLQIFSPGDYICRKGDIGREMYIVKRGKLSVVGDDGHTVFATLSDGSVFGEVSILNIAGNKTGNRRTANVRSIGYSDLFCLSKDALWEALTEYPEAKNKLMEVGRQILKKDNLLDEDAVRKEMEQQVTMEQRMDRLESAIDNLSTRFARLLSDFNSTQLKLKQRITRAEKMLARDGDAVSTMSAQELDPSAK